In bacterium, the genomic window GGGTTTGATTGGCTGAATGGTACACATTTATATCATGTATTACATTTAGAGCACGGTAAGCGTAGTATCCGTATAGTAATAAATGGCAAGAAGAATCATAAAACCTTCGGGACGGAATTAAAAATTCCCCTGGTGATTGTTTATATATGCAAATAATGTGATTAGTGCTTTGCCAACCACATTATTTTGGATAATAGGAAAGAATATTAGTTGTGTTGCTCAAAGATAATTTTGTAGATTCCATGTTAGAAAATGTTATGTATGAGAAGGGAGAACATTGGTAAAGTTGAATATACAAATTATGAATAGTGCAATTATAAAATGTACAATTCGCTGCTTGTCAATCTTATTCATTGCGATCTGTATTTTGAATGCAAATATCGTCTGGGCTCAAAAAACATACTACATTGATTCCAAAAATGGAGATGATAACTATAACGGACTTTCAATAAACACTGCATGGAAATCTCATACTATGGTTTCAACTGTTACTTTTCAGCCCGGTGACACCATTGCTTTTAAAAAAGGCTCTCAGTTTACCGGACCAATTCAGTTTACTGAATCAGGTACTGAACAAAATCCCATAACAATCACTTCTTATGGTGAAGGTGAACTTCCCCGGTTTACAAACCCTAATGATGAAGATTTGAATGGTAACTGTATTAGAATATCAGGAAGTTGGATTATTTTGGAAGGTCTCTATTTTCATGATACACCTCCAATCAACATGCAAGAAAATGATAGACTGAGAATATTTAAAACAGGTGCAGTAGTTAATTGGCATGGTGCTCAACATAACATTATTAGAAATAATAAGATTATAAACTGCACCCAGGGGATACAGTCAAATGCTGAATATACCCTGATAACGAAGAACTACATAGACGGGCCAGATAAGGCACTTTGGGACGCACCAGAGGACGTGTTTGATGGATGGGGACCAATAGGAATACATTTATGTATTGGAAATCAGGAGGTCTGCTATAACATAATAAAAAATAACTTAACCGAGAATAGTCCTTTTGGTCAGGACGGCGGTGCAATAGAAATTGACGATGGCAGATATCACAAGGACAATATTTATATTCATCACAATTATACAGAAGGGAATGCTGGTTTTATTGAATCAAGTTGGGGATGGGATTACAATCCGTATGTTCAGGAAGATCACCATTTAATAGTTGCTTTCAATATTTGTGTTGATGAGCAAGATTGGTTGCTTATGTGGGCACCATGTCATGACTGTTATTTTGATAATAATACAGTAATTAGAACCAGTACAAGATATGGTTCGGATGTTGTTGATATCCCCTTTCCTGGAATTCAATTTAGAAACAATTTGATAATATATACTAATTATGTCTATCGATTCAACGGTGCGAAAGGCATTATTACAGATAACAACTGGTATTTTAAGGAAAATGATCCTGGGGCTGTGCACTGGGATACACATCAGGCAGGAAGTGGTGATCCTGGCCTTGTTGATTTAGAAAATGGAGATTATCATTTAAAAAGTGATAGCCCCTTACGAGGAAAAGGTTCAAACTTGAGTGAGTATTATACAGTTGATTATGACGGCAAACCTCTTCCTAAAAATGGAGTATGGGATATAGGTGCTTTTCAGTTTCCGGAATTATCTCCTTACATTATAAAAAACTTTAAATTGCGACAGAACTATCCTAATCCATTCAATACAAGTACAATAATCAATTTTATTATTCCAAGAACTGATAATGTAACAATGGCTGTTTATAATCTTGTGGGACAAAAAATACGGACTCTGCTAAAAAATAAAATAGGTGCTGGAAACCATTTTGTTAGATGGAACGGAAAAGATAATAAAGGTAATATGGCTTCGTCCGGAATTTATTTTTATAGATTGGAATCTGGAAATTGTATTGAAACAAAAAAAATGATGTTAATACATTAATATCCAATTGAAAAACAGGGATATAGTATATTTTTTTTGAAAAGGAACTTAATTATGAAACATCGACTTTTATCAATCTCTGTGTTATTGCTCCTGAGCATATTAGGATGTTCCAGCCATTCCGGGAATAATGCGAAGGTGAAATCACTTGGACATATTGGCCGTAAACCGTTGCCTGTTATAGAAGTGCGGTTTTATTCAGAGTCTTTACAGCGTAATATGTTTATGAATGTTGTTTTACCCCGAAACTATAAACAGTCGGATGTGCGCTATCCCGTTCTCTACCTGTGCCACGGTTTGACTTCAAACTATCATGAATTTGAGTACGTGGGTGTGCCGGAATACCTGAATCGTTTCGATATGATAGCGGTCATGGTTGATGCGGGTAATTCATGGTATGTTAACTGGGCAAAGTCCGAAGATAACCAGCATAACAATTTCGCCGATTACATATGTAAAGATGTAATCAACTACGTA contains:
- a CDS encoding T9SS type A sorting domain-containing protein; the protein is MNANIVWAQKTYYIDSKNGDDNYNGLSINTAWKSHTMVSTVTFQPGDTIAFKKGSQFTGPIQFTESGTEQNPITITSYGEGELPRFTNPNDEDLNGNCIRISGSWIILEGLYFHDTPPINMQENDRLRIFKTGAVVNWHGAQHNIIRNNKIINCTQGIQSNAEYTLITKNYIDGPDKALWDAPEDVFDGWGPIGIHLCIGNQEVCYNIIKNNLTENSPFGQDGGAIEIDDGRYHKDNIYIHHNYTEGNAGFIESSWGWDYNPYVQEDHHLIVAFNICVDEQDWLLMWAPCHDCYFDNNTVIRTSTRYGSDVVDIPFPGIQFRNNLIIYTNYVYRFNGAKGIITDNNWYFKENDPGAVHWDTHQAGSGDPGLVDLENGDYHLKSDSPLRGKGSNLSEYYTVDYDGKPLPKNGVWDIGAFQFPELSPYIIKNFKLRQNYPNPFNTSTIINFIIPRTDNVTMAVYNLVGQKIRTLLKNKIGAGNHFVRWNGKDNKGNMASSGIYFYRLESGNCIETKKMMLIH